The nucleotide sequence GTTTCTGGCGCAGTGCTCGATGCTGGCCCTCCTTCTACACAATTATTTtatcagtcattttttaaatctacaataTGTCCTGCACTCACAAGTATGTTCCTTTATAGTTTGTGACCTTTCATCTGTTTTAGTAAAGAGGAATCTTAAAATGGCAAGTCATATTAATAATGCTCAGTATTTAATTGCAAGTATTTAATGACCATCACTGATTCTATAGAAAGCAAAccacaaagtttaaaaacatgaaaatattcccCCTAAATCAGTAGACTTCGTGTTTACATAACGTACACCAAAGAAAACAACTTTGTGAGAAACTAGCTTAAATTTCTTAAGTGATTCCACTTTAGATACTAGGATGAatgatttgtattaaaatatgtcTGTGAACtcttatttattctgttatttatgaataatttaataGGAGAtagtaattttatagttttatctttcaTGCTATGTTTACCTTAAGTATTGTTTTATTTGAGtcaataaaaatggaaggagaaacaGGTTAGTTAAGTGACAATTTGATAAACAATTTTCTCACTGGATTAACGTTTGAAATCTTGATAAGAGCAGATGGAGTCATAAAAACGGAGCTTAAGCCTCTCCTAACTCGTAGTGAACAGGTATGTCTGGGCTTTTCAACTGCTGCTTATCAAGCTTCTGGAATAATTCCTGGTAGTGCTACAGCGAACAGTATAAGACTGAGTGTTGGAGGAGCGGGGGGAAATGGAACTATATTGGACATTTCAAGATCACAATGCCCTGGGTTTCCTCAAGGTAGAGCCAGTGCTCGTCTCTCAAATGGAAGAGACACTGAAATAGAACTTCAGCTCATCAGCATGCAAGTGGCTGTAAGCTGAAGGAAGGCAGGTCTCGGGTTCTTGGTTCTAGTCTCCATCTCTGCTACCAACCAACCACATGAGCGCGGGTGAGCCAAAATCCCTCTGAGCTACACGTGAGGAGAATAACATTCTAGCAAGAGGGCAGGGAGGCTCAGTGCTTAGGTACAGGTAATATGTGAGGTAAGGGTGCTGCTATTATATTACCTGCATGTGGCCACTGGTTTAGGAAGAACCACGCCAGCGGTATAAACGGCCTGGAAAATCCCTTCCAAATTCACTCTTCTAGTTATTTCTCGAATTAACACTGGGGCTACCCGTTTTGATCTCAATTTCTTATGAACACAAAGAAAGTTGATTTCAACCATCTTCTTCACACTAAGAAATAAAGatgtcaaaaatcaaaacaaacagaagatgaaaacattgaaaacaataaGACAACACCcgtaaaatttcaaagaataatgGAAAAACATCCTTTAACacagtatttaagaaaaaaatcttctatcATCTAGACATTTCACAAACTCAGATTGATACACCATTCCCCGAAGTCACCTGCCAAAGTGATCACAACTCTAGACTCTGGAGACTCAAACCCCCCTTGTTCTAAATAAATTGTAGGATTTGGGTCTTTTATAAGTTTTCAGTTAGAAATTGGATCAGATGTGCCTCAAAGTTTCTCTATGTGTTTTTCCTATAATGCATACAATTATAGCAATAACTGGGTATGTTAAGATGCTGCTTTGGATGTAATGCCATCTCCAGGATCCCTGACAAGCGCTGTTCTAAGCCCTTACGGCTTAGAAACCTCGAGAGCGCCAAAGCCAGCTCCTTGCTCTGGTTCCAGGTCCACAGGCATTTCGTTGGACATACAATATTCCTTGAGATCAAATGCTTTTCGCAGTAAATCAGCTAACCCAATATACTGAAACGTAAAGAGACCTATTAGGCCTCAGAGCTTTCACTTTCTGGGCTGGAGACGCAGAGCAAAAATGCAATGTACTTATCCTACGAGTAGAAAGAGTTTTTCAAATCCCtcctaatacattttttaaagtaatgttttaCTTAAATCTGAAATACCTACTTATAGCTTTGTTTATTCtgctacatatatatacacatgtatatgtgcgtgtgtatatgtataatacataaaacatatcTGTGTGTGCACGTATGAGACCAagatgcagagagagaaagagttgtCCTTCTTTTGTTGTTCACAGtccaaaatcttttaaaaattaattaactaatttttagagcagttttacgTTCAGAGCAAAACTGAGCAGTATGTACAGAGTTCCCCGTCGACCCCTTTCCCCCAACACACAACCTCCCCCACTATCAATAGCCCGCATGGAGCCATTTTTAAAGCCTATTATAATTGTGATTCTTGGAAAAGCAACATATCAAAACTGACACAGGTAAGCTTTAATATGTACCTGTCGTAAATCCGAATGTTTGCTGGGATGGCACTTATGAACCCTACCAGTTTTTTGTTCGAAGACACTCTGACCCCACAGTGCCACTGAAGAAGCCAGCCAGGGGGACGCAGAGCCCTGAAATCAATGTAGGCAAGGAAAACAGGTGCCAGTTAGTGTCCAAGAATGCAGGGACAGACGGAGACGTGCCAACCCACCCGCCCGCCCACAGCCTACGTGACCAGCCAGACTCACCAGAGCAGGAACTCGGGCGAATAGTCAAATCGGAACATGTTGTCGTCATCCTCCACGTAATTCTCATTGAGCAAGGTGTACAGCTCCTTGAGCTAAAAGATCAAACAGGTGTCCTGTCTGTGGTGCTCAGGACCAAATCAGAAGCCATCTGTGTGAACGCAGGTATTGAATTTAAGAGTTTTACTCACCACTTCGGCATTACCCAATTCCAAAGTGTCCCACATAAAACCTTGCGGCAAAGAATAGGGTTCTCGGCGCACGTTGTCTTTCTCTGCTTCAATTGCACCGTGCGATGTTATCACTTCatctggagagggagagaaagagaggaagaaagacagagagagagaatattcaaTGACAGTGTGCTGACGATCCAAAATGGTccattacataaaacaaaatcatgTTTAGTTTAATACAATCTTTCAAAATACAGTATTGTTTCAGCCACCTCTAGAGCTAAACAGGGTAGCAAGATAGTGGTGGAGAATAACTATTTCACCAATAAAGGGGAAATCCTCTGTCATCCAACGACAAGGTGTACAGTGAAATGACAGTGATTTCTCCATCTCAACCCCAAGATTACAGATTAATCGCCCAGCACCACTGGGCACAGCACAGGCCGGACGACAGCCTTAGAGATATTCTCCTCTTTCACTCTGCATTTCAAAAAACTGGGGCAGGGGGAAGGGCTACAGGGACCCCTGACTCCTTCCAgcaaaatctaaaattaatttcagggcTGTTGACATCTGTCCACCTGGACTGCTGGCAGTGCAGTTCACATCATAAATGTCTCCACGATTTCCACAAAGGTGCCCTTTTCCAATTCCTTCTCTGCAGCTTCCCAGCGTGGTTGGGATAAAACCCACACTCCTGACTGGCTGCTGCTGGCTTGGCCACCTTGGCACCCTGCTTCCAGGCTTGGCCACACTGATGACGATGACCTCAGGCTGGCCCCGGCTCAGGGCCACCTGGGGCTTCCCTCTACTTGCAAGGCCCTCGCCCTGCTTTTCAAGGGGCTGGTCACGTGTTTACAGACATAAGCTtacacatttctttctcacagcgTCCTTCCCGACCTAAGCTTTTTCCCACCTGGTGTATATCCTCCCTCCACCTTTATTTAGCACCCACCCTGTGTGGCCACCACTTATCCTACTTCCTCACCACGGTTTCCCTGGTGTGtacccagtgcctggcatttaaTAACAGACACTCGACAAATAtctgctaaatatttttcaaccaCAAAAAGGAgatctgccatttgtgacaagaaTGGACCtcgctaaataaaataagtcagacagagaaagacaaacactgtatgatctcacttaaatgtgcaatctaaaacaaaacaaaaaaaaccaaaacaacaaaaaagaactcatagatacagggaacagattggtggttgtcagaggcaggaggtggggagggatggaaaaatgggtgaagggagtcaaaagatacaaactttcagttataagacaaataagtcctgggagcatggtgactatacttaacaatactgtattgtatatttgaaagttgctaagagagtaaatcttaaaagttctcattataagaaaaaaatttctgtaactgtagtgatggatgttaactagacttactgtggtgatcatttcacaacacAGACATATTCcgaatcattatgttatatacctgaaacttatacaatgttgtatgtcaattatatctcaataaaacaaacagacaaataaataaaaccagaaggGGAGGAACCCAAGTatctgctgaataaataaatgacccTCAGGTACAGGTTCTTACCATGACAGACCTTTTTACAAGTGGACGCCACAGAGGTTGTACCAGCTCCACGGTACaacccttctttctttctaatcccTGACTTGTTCCTTTTGTCTTACCTCCACTCTACCAGCTCAGGGCCATACAAATACCTTCCTCACGTCAGCCCAAGTGCCCAGATGCCCAACTGCTCCCTTCAGAGTCCCTTTGGACCTTGGGCTTGTCTGTCTGCACAACACCAGGGCACCATCCCATTCAAGCAGCTGCAAACAGTTGGCTGTGTTTAGACTGAACTGGGACATGGCTCTGGAGAGAAACACAGAGGCACAGTCTCTCGCACATGTTCTCTCTACCTCAGGCCCCTTCTTCCTCACCAGGGCTTCTAGGAACTGGAAAATCCTGCAGGAGTTTGGGGAGGGGCCGAATGTGGTGAGTACCTGGGTTATCTTCCCAAAGAGTGTGCTGGGCTTAGGTGCCCTGGAGGTGGCtttcttccctcacccccacccccccacctccgcAGTGACCTAAAAGCCACCAGCAGCTTGCCAAGTGGCATTCAGCTAAACCGATACATTCAGACCAATAAAATGCATTCTTTCAGCTAATGGTCATCCAATTCAATGTCATTTAAAATCCTGTAAATTCACTCTAGAGTCTTCCTCCACTATCAAATACACTTCTAGAGCCTGAAAGAAAAGGCAGGGAggaaattttcttccttctttcacacTCTGAAGCTCATGCTTTTTAAGCTCTTTGGGGTGGATGCAGGTGAGAGACAAGCAGTAAGTTCAAAAAAGTGTGAAAACCATTCTGTGAAGGCAGAGAGAAGGACTGTTGTTTCCTGATTTATATGTGATGAAAATGATTATTTGTACATAACGGGGCAATTAAGAGTTTTGCATAGCAATTAATCCTTTATATTGTATTCTGGAACTTGAACaatcaagaaagcaaaacagaaataattacaCGATAATCTTTCTTCATATAAACATAATACAAAGTGCAGCAGGTTTGGCTTGtaatacatttataaacatttacatgGCATTGATATCATCCTCTTTTTTTGCATAACATGAAAAAGGAACAGTAAAATGATATTTATCGAAACTGAAGTGATGGAGAAGCAAAGCGCTGAGTGAGGGAAGAGGCCTACTCTACAGCTTCTTACAGGATCCAACGCCCTTTCAAGGCCCTTCCCGAGGAATCCCGATCTCGATTATACTGGAATGTTCTCACATCAGTAATAACTACCACCACTGGTGAGTGTTCGGAATCCTACTGTTAAACGGCACAACAGTTTCCACTGCAGTAAGTTAATAGGGAAAATTTTCTATCTTTTGGAATAACTGACATGTGAGACTGCCAAAAatttatgtataggaaaaacaacTCCATGAAGCTCAGAACCAAAaagcaggggctgggggagactCCCTCTTTTATAggtatttttaatccatttatgtttcaAGTGTGGGGGAAATTGGATTTTTTACAGGATTAGAAATTAGACTAAAATTGTTATTACTGAGGGCCAAGGTTATAAtccaatatttctattttaagaagaaaagtattACTGTTATTTACAGTTCTGATCTGTAGTATGAAACAAGTTATATAAGTGAAGGCAAGTCCCTtctatgtgttttgtttgttgttagcCTTGTCTTTTGGGAGGAAAAACGAAAAAAGGCAGATGAGCTCACTTAGTTTGGGTACCGGCTGTGTGTCCCAAAACTGGTATCGGTGTTTGGCAGCCTCGTCAATGCTCCTGGCGGGGCCCTGGCACGCTGACAACAGCTCCATTGCTCTCTGGATGTCCTGCAACTTCTGCATTGGAATGGTGGGATTCTAGAAGAGCAAAGACAGACACAAACTATGAGAAACGTGCTGCTGCTATAAAACCTGGGGCAGAGATACGTGCATCTGCCTTGGAGTCTACACACCGAAAAACGACCAGTCCTCTACGCCCGGTCAGGCCCCTGGGCTCCCGTATGCGACCGTATTAAAACATAAGCAGACATATTATGTTAAAGATAATGATAGCGCTCCAGGTTTGATGGGGTTCTCATAGTGTGGGAATTCTAACGGGACTCAAACCACCCTCTGCTGCAGGTTCCCACCCATCTGCAAATGGTCCTCACCATTTACTCCTCTGGGCGGAGCAGCAAAAGGGTGTGACATGCAACGCATGCATTACTGTCAGATAACAGCCAGTCAGCCACCAGCCTTGGTGTCACTTAGGGTTAATGCTCGGCAGCAGCAATGTGGGGACAAAGGAAATCACTTCTAGCATCACTTCTAGGCAGACAAGGGAGACTTTAGttcattaagaagaaagaaacctgaaTTTAGTACTGAGCTGGGAAGGAAGCGAATCAAGAAAGGAAACCTTTCAGGACGCCTTCCTCTTGGACCACACCCTGCCCTCTCCTCACGCTGATGCTCCTCCAGAGACAAACCTTCCAACAAGGACGAGCACTTTCCTCTATGAATTTGGACCTTGGGCAACCCTAGCTGTTCTCCCAACCCTGTTGGAAACTAACCTCCTTTTTAAGTAAAACATATTCTCAGTCTATAAAATTGACAGTCCCTTTAAGTTCTAAAGTTCCTTCCTGAAAGCCAATATTCCTGTCATCTCCGAAgattctttttttggaaaaatccCTCAGATAATGTCCGACTACATGGAAAACGAGACTATCCTGGACACGAGAGAGTAGTGCACAGAACTGAACATGGAAATCAGTGAGTTTTCCAATATGCAAAATTACTGATTAGTTTTAGAATTTTGATGCCATCCAAAGAACGCTCTTAACTGCAGTTCAGAAGTGGTTAGAAGGAATCTCAGAGCCCTTAGGTTTCCTGTATGGCAACAGACCATGGGCACCAAGGAAAGCGACCAACGACCGTCAATGGTTTATACACAGCAGCCCTGAACTTCTGCTCAATTTTGACCATGATGTGTGTGGTCTGGAGCAAAGCCTTTAACCTGGAAGGGTACTGGCTTGACCTGGTAAAAAATGGGGTTTATTTAATACAGGCCATTCTGTGGTTCCTTTATTCACTGGGGCCCCTTAAGTTTCTTGCCATTAAAATGAATCAAGGAAACAAAGTGCTGGAGCCTAACTGGAGGTAAAGTCTTAAAGTCTCCCGCTGTAACTCTAACAGCACGACCCAGGAATGCCTCCATTTTTGTAAGCTGTTTATCTTGTATTTTGTTGGAAATCTAAATCATAAGGCTCATATCTCAAGTACACATactaattaaacaaaatacttttgcTGTTGTAATTtattgtctgtttattttttttctttctcttgtttagGTCTCTTGAACTTCCAACATACAAGTAACTGGTTTCCAGCAAAGTGAAATTTGCATCCATTTGAACACAATCTGTTAGGAGACCTATACCGCACACAGGAACTAAGCACAGCATATTGCAGCTAATAATGCTTGAACATGCATCCATTTATCTTAAAAAGGGCAAAGTAGAACAACCCACTCTTACAAAAATACACCTGCAGTGTCTGCACTCAATGTGTCATGGTATGCTTCTTTCCTGATAGGCGTTAAATCCCCTAACACTTTAATACACCAAACTCAAACTGTTTTGTCACCGTCATGAATCAGCATCTTTGTTCCAAAGGAGCCAAGGATATCTCAACTCCATGAAGAAGCGCTCAGAGTGCTTTCTACCTCACCTAATGAGCCTCATCAGGTTGACCAGTAGTGTCTGCATGAAATCACCATTTATGAACTATTTACATCCCGATGCTCACTATTTAAATGCTTTCCTAAAGTGGATTCAAGGAAATACAATTTCCAAATCCATGGTGACAAAGCAGTCAGGAAAACTCAGCTATGATAGATTCTTAAACCTATTCATCCACCTTACACAGTAGCACCCCCTGGAGAGAAATAACTTAGGATTAGGGAGGTGAGAATGTACACCAACCCTGCACAGCTTCCCCCTGTTAGAGTCCTATGTAAGAATCAGGCATACCTCTTTTCTTCCATATCTTCTCCTTGGGAAATAAGTACATCAACTGTACTCTTTAcccattattttccaaatttaatactttggaaaaaaatgtttaagtcctCTACCACTAAGAAGTCTACAAGAATGTAGACAAATATCATTTTACTGTGGTTCTTGACTGTATACCAGAATATTCTCTAAACACAAGCCACTACAATTTACGGTGTTACCTAGAGCTGGCATCGACTTAAAAGAAAGGAGCCTGAGTTTTAAAAAACGCAATGGAGAATAGCCCACATTGAAACAATtatgaattttcttaatttaaaaagaaaataatatctttGCCATATAATGCTAACCGCTCCTCCAGATTTGGCTGGCTCTCGCTTCTTTTAAGTGATCAGAAATAGGGGCAGGGCTCAAAATCACTGGAGGTACAGAGATGGTAGAAGCTGATGGCAATGACAGAAGCAACAAGGAGATGGTCACAACTGCATATAAGTGACACCGCATTTATCTGATGAAGCAACGCTTAGAAAcggaaaaaaaattcttgcaaGCTTATGGTGTACCTTATATGAGTTACCTTGGAAATTATGTCCGGTGGATAGAATATTTATTACCTGAGAACCAAGGTGAAAAGCTAGGGAGGAAGACTCCATTTTCTTCTCACCCCACAAAGGCAGTCAGGGGAAAATTGGGGGCAGTAATTTTCCTTCTCAGTGATTCCTGGTCCTTATGTGTAAAACAGGCAACAACAAAACTACCTGCAAGATTCACTTCATGCGATATAATGCAAACGttgtacaagaaaaaataaaattaaaccccACAAAACTTGCATAAGGGTCCTAACTGCCATGTAGACAGtgctttataatataaaaaccaTTTACTAAAAATGATCTCATTGTAACCTCGTATCAGCACTGTGAGTTGGGGAGaaggcagatgaggaaatgggcatGAGGAGGGGCCGGACACCTTGTGCCAAGGCCAAGCTCAAGAGCTGTGGCCCAGGATGAGCCCCGGTTCCCCACTCACATCCTGAGCCCTTTCCATTACACCACACACTACAAACGTCAAAATATCTCCATTTCATGATACTTCTAATTCTACCCCTTTTCACTGCGTTTCTGGCATCAGGAAGGCTCTGTGCTTCCCTGGGCCCAGCACACAAGACCTATGTTCACAGCCAGGGTGACTGGGGTGGCCCTACAGAAAGGGGCACCCCCAGAGGTACCAACCTGCCAACACATGGTCCGGCCGACAACTTCGGGTTTGGTCTAAAATGGGTGTTTCTTCAGAGGGAACAGTAAGAGCTATTTCCCACCCTTGACAATGGAATTAAGAATGGCCACTGGAGACTGGTCCGATTCAAAGGCAACGTAAGACTTACCCGCGGCTGCTCCTGCTGAAATCTGCTGCCAGATGGTGTTGTGCTATTCAGATAATTAGACAGACACCCAGAAAAATTAAAACGTGAATATCTTCTGAACTAAAAGTCATCAAATATTCAGTgtaacttcaaaaacaaaacctgaCAGCTCACAATGCGACTTTGTCCTAGGACTACAATCTACACACTAACTTGCTGTGAAAGGGGGAAAACGCAGGCGGTCCCCGCATACGCGCAGAGCACAGCACGCACCTCTTAGTTACCTGGGAGCCATGTCAGTTTTCGGAAAACTATCAATACCCTCAGGTTACTACCAGTACAGTCACAACAAATTCTAACTACACCTCTGATCCAACAGGACGTTTAGCTGCACAGACCTGCTCTCCCGCGCGTGACAACCACACAGGTCAGAATAAAACAGGGCTCACTTTTGACGGCTGCTCAATCTTAATCTCCTGGGAATCAGATGCAGAGTCTGATTTGGTGCCTCCGGAACTGggtttctcctttttcctcttctgtttcttctttttctttttggcacccAAGTCCCCTCTGGGACTTCTGTTAGGAAATTCACAGGgggtaaaacaacaacaataaatcattatataaaattaatcatttagaACACGTTATATACACAGGAGAAAAAACTATGTTAGGAGGTAAGATACTGTGATTTACAAGAAACATTCAGATGACCcaatatattatttcttatatatatttggttttcattgatggttcctggctcacagctcctaaaaaaaaaaaaaaaaaaaaaaaccttggaatttcctgagtgatgacAGCTTCAAGATGTCTCTTacgttaatgaggtgacttttggaaagcacctaaggatgggggcttgGCTGCCAGTGGAGCCAACCATGTGatcagagggttggaactttcagtagCACCCCCAACCTGCCTtgaggagagaggggcaggagaatggccaatgatttaaccAGTCACGCCTATGTAACGAAGCCTCCAGGTCGGTTCACatgtggaggtgctgggagaatgGGGTGTCTGGAGAGAACACAGAATTTCTGCATCCTTCCCCACGCTTTACGCTACGCATCTCTTCTGTCCGGATGTTCCTGAGTTATAGCCTCTTATAATAAACTGGTGGTCTCGTAAGAGCTGTGAGCAGCTCTAAGCAAATTAACTGAACCCATGGAGGGGGTCCtgagaacctctgatttatagccagtctgTCAGAAGTACAGATAAAAACCTGGACTTGCAACTTGTGCTTGCAGGTGGGGAGGGCTAGAAGGGTTCTTGCAGGACTGAGCCCCTCACCTGTGGGATCTAATACTATCTCAGCAGATCCTGTC is from Rhinolophus ferrumequinum isolate MPI-CBG mRhiFer1 chromosome 5 unlocalized genomic scaffold, mRhiFer1_v1.p scaffold_110_arrow_ctg1, whole genome shotgun sequence and encodes:
- the NMT2 gene encoding glycylpeptide N-tetradecanoyltransferase 2 isoform X2; this translates as MRRRRSTPKEVPEGTWVPKRKRRNRRGKRRNPVPEAPNQTLHLIPRRLRLSSRQNTTPSGSRFQQEQPRNPTIPMQKLQDIQRAMELLSACQGPARSIDEAAKHRYQFWDTQPVPKLNEVITSHGAIEAEKDNVRREPYSLPQGFMWDTLELGNAEVLKELYTLLNENYVEDDDNMFRFDYSPEFLLWALRPPGWLLQWHCGVRVSSNKKLVGFISAIPANIRIYDSVKKMVEINFLCVHKKLRSKRVAPVLIREITRRVNLEGIFQAVYTAGVVLPKPVATCRYWHRSLNPRKLVEVKFSHLSRNMTLQRTMKLYRLPDVTKTSGLRPMEPRDIKEVRELTNSYLKRFHLAPVMDEEEVAHWFLPQEHIIDTFVVENSSGKLTDFLSFYTLPSTVMHHPAHQSLKAAYSFYNIHTETPLLDLMNDALIIAKLKGFDVFNALDLMENKTFLEKLKFGIGDGNLHYYLYNWRCPGTDSEKVGLVLQ
- the NMT2 gene encoding glycylpeptide N-tetradecanoyltransferase 2 isoform X1 produces the protein MAEDSESAASQQSLELDDQDTCGIDGDNEEETEHAKGSPRGDLGAKKKKKKQKRKKEKPSSGGTKSDSASDSQEIKIEQPSKNPTIPMQKLQDIQRAMELLSACQGPARSIDEAAKHRYQFWDTQPVPKLNEVITSHGAIEAEKDNVRREPYSLPQGFMWDTLELGNAEVLKELYTLLNENYVEDDDNMFRFDYSPEFLLWALRPPGWLLQWHCGVRVSSNKKLVGFISAIPANIRIYDSVKKMVEINFLCVHKKLRSKRVAPVLIREITRRVNLEGIFQAVYTAGVVLPKPVATCRYWHRSLNPRKLVEVKFSHLSRNMTLQRTMKLYRLPDVTKTSGLRPMEPRDIKEVRELTNSYLKRFHLAPVMDEEEVAHWFLPQEHIIDTFVVENSSGKLTDFLSFYTLPSTVMHHPAHQSLKAAYSFYNIHTETPLLDLMNDALIIAKLKGFDVFNALDLMENKTFLEKLKFGIGDGNLHYYLYNWRCPGTDSEKVGLVLQ